The Humulus lupulus chromosome 3, drHumLupu1.1, whole genome shotgun sequence genome window below encodes:
- the LOC133820920 gene encoding protein RGF1 INDUCIBLE TRANSCRIPTION FACTOR 1-like produces MKETIGNIKLLHAQNFDHDHKNNNNYMMMVPRWLIVMYKTVFFSRCLVHPNSKKNDSDHFCIDCLRPLCFNCLPSHLSHKHVKIRRYIYSDVINRQDLCKLFNCSGIQTYHTNKAKVVFLKQRRQQVQQVNNNNNNNLAKEYKCIICHRSLQDNSHYCSIACKVLAIHGDELKRRKISCNKEKEDQLLTALSFPNKRQKLRRKGIPLRAPLF; encoded by the exons ATGAAAGAGACTATTGGCAACATCAAACTTCTTCATGCACAAAACTTTGATCACGATCAT AAGAATAATAATAACTACATGATGATGGTACCACGATGGTTGATTGTTATGTACAAGACAGTATTCTTCAGCAGATGCTTAGTTCATCCAAATTCAAAGAAGAATGATTCTGACCATTTCTGCATCGATTGTCTTCGCCCTCTTTGCTTCAATTGCCTTCCTTCTCATTTGTCTCACAAACATGTTAAg ATTCGGAGGTACATTTACAGTGACGTGATCAATCGCCAAGACTTGTGCAAACTGTTCAATTGTTCAGGCATACAG ACATATCATACAAATAAAGCCAAAGTGGTATTCTTGAAGCAAAGGCGTCAACAAGTACAACAAgtaaacaataacaataataataatttagcTAAGGAATACAAATGCATCATCTGCCATAGGAGTTTGCAGGACAATTCTCACTATTGCAGCATAGCTTGCAAG GTATTGGCTATACATGGAGATGAGcttaagagaagaaaaataagCTGTAATAAGGAGAAAGAAGATCAGTTACTTACAGCTTTATCATTTCCAAATAAGAGGCAAAAATTAAGAAGAAAAGGAATTCCTCTACGGGCTCCTTTGTTCTGA